ttacctgcttcaatggaaagaatccatccggttttccatgtttctatgttgaggaagtttgtgtcggatccgagtaaggttcttagtgagcctgatgtggaggtccaagaggatctcacctatgttgaacagccagtacggatcatagacacccagatcagaaagctaagaaacaaggaaatcccgatggtgaaagtcctatggaaccaccacaatatggaagagtgcacttgggagacacgggagtccatgctccagcaatatccccatctcttttaaggttagatccctatgtgtttatgtgccttgtatgtatgttatgttctttgccttgctatgtgtgctagttgaggtacattcggggacgaatgttcttaagggggggagaatgtaatacccggctagactccggtatcggaattcctaccgtccggtggaatcccggatgtcggaaacctctagaagagtaaaagtatgtttttacgatatgttttcatgtttttaataattttaagtatgtttttaaatgagctttttcatgaaaagtctttggaggaaaacccaggttcggccgccgaaagtcaagttcggccgccgaacatgcatgcgttttggaggcacgttaggcccccgaaagcatgagtgagggaagtccatgttcggccgccgaaagtcaagttcggccgccgaacatggcatgcatgcggaggcacattcggcccccgaacgtggcctggccagccacctataaaagggtcccttaggtccgcacgggcgagctttttctcccccgttgtcggccaaggtgagtctccgccacctctccctcgatcttgagtgctttccttagatcttccatggttttcacgggttttaacttctgttttgaagatctgtgagtaaagagcaagttttgggtacttggaggttcaaagagctcaatctctccatctccaagctaggatcgcctttcctctcgtttcttcaagaggtaagctcggatccacccttgttatgtgtgtttgaaacaagcattaagttgttttatgggtagagatgcatgtttaagcttgttgatgagtttatgggttttgatgttttgatgaacaatgtatgttgatttgtgttgtccttgtgtgttgtagttggggtttaagttagtttgaggcccctaggaactattgtatgtatttttgcatgttttggttgagtttatgcatgatttgagagttgggaggcaaatgtgcatggaggagccaaagtttcggccctttggcagaaaccaggttcggcagccgaaggagctttcggccgccgaacatggctggtgaggcaggcctttcggctgccgaaggtgccgccgaacatgcatgagtttcgtctctgtctgggagtttcggccgccgaaggtgccgccgaacctgcctgactttcggctctggagggactttcggccgccgaacctgccgccgaaagtgccctgttcagccatttcttgcatgtttttatgtgatattttcatgatgttatagggggtttttggggagtatattagagttatgtttatgaatgtttggtccctcattggagtccacctgtgtaggttcggacccgaggaaccgaggaccccagcagtgagccagctgctacagagtttgtcagagctagccagaggtgagtggaataaaccttaagttttaaaataaatgaaacatgaaatttgagcatgatccatgcatcatgaatgccatgagatatagtaggttgtttgcattagtatttcacgaatatgttgcattgcatttatgatgttgatgtggattggtcattggatgatccttagtcctcatatgatatgatgatgctacggcatgagatatggtatggaagtccaggttgtacccattctacgtccctggcacgatgtaagaggaagtccaggttgtacccattctacgtccctggcacagttggactgtatgatatgttatgttaagggaaagaccggttgtacccattctacgtcccggcacagttggactatgtagaggactattggtgacaataccatccgagatgtgatttgttgtgatgtgttgcattacataatggcatgaaatttttaatatatgttttctctattctgctcactgggctttgtagctcacccctctcccctaaccccagatgtgcaggtacagggtagaccaggaggttagccagagatatgaagtgtttatgtaatagttagttgtggacatgacagttgtattatgatgtaatgtaagagatttcagtatattatagccatgttatgtgtaatgatattgaggattagatattgtgcttgacattatgtattgaggtatcccttttattatatgatcaaaatgttttataatgttatggaagccaactcatctcatgatgtatttgccctttgaggcattgttgaggtcccacagagggatcctaattataattatgactatgtacagtatatgttcaggttgagttggatgtttgaaagaaaggttttaaatttttatgtattttcatgatcatgtatgggattaaacaggtttccaggatgtatgtttggcttgctacgggtcccggcggccttatgtcgacccggatcctagcgccggtagcggtccgattttcgggtcgttacagaaaacGAGTGCGAAGTCTCAGAAGTGGGATTGGTATAAGTATCTCTTGAATTTTTTGTAATGTTATTTAAGACTAATTGGTATAAGTTTCACCAATGATGAAAATCAATAAAGAAGAGGAACAAGTGGAAATGCTAGGAAGAGATAACAAACAAACAACAATTACAGGAGTGATAGTGTAACATGGGCATGATAGTTGCATCAAATGTTATTGGGAGTGATAGCTTTGCGAAAGCAAATAGCTCACTCATGCTAGAACAGGAGGAGGAAGGAAGATGATGGAAAACTAACCAAAGTGAGGATCACTAAACCGATCAAGAAGAGTATGTGGTGCTCAAGGTAATAATTAGAGATTGAAATTCTCAGTGATAATCTAGAACCAAAGAAGGGTAACGAGAGGGAATCCTCTCGCATCAAATGGGTATAATGTTTCATGAGTTTCTTGAtatatttctttatatttttttatttattttctaagatattttatatattgttgAGTCGGGTTTCTCATGTGATGGACTCAACGAGCTTGTGCTAATAAGATATTATTGTGAACATGCACTGTATAGCTTCCTTGAGAAGTAATTGGAGAATAATGTGTATTATGAAAAGACAAATTAATCTTACTCGGGTGGCTTAGCAGCAAAAAGATCTCATGACgaaacaaaatttttttttttcttcgtgttataggaagtaaatatgttaatatatgaagtaaatattgatagatgggtcagttgcttaattatagggattgtataattataggcttgattttccttcctgtttagatactgtctctcatgtataaataggttgtaatctctaccgtgaaacaacaataaaatattatatttctacatggtatcatagctttgttcatttgggttaatccataaagggtaacatttggagacttaggggtctgttcatttgggttaccaataaagggtaacatttggagattttagggctctgttcatttgggttacccatagagagtaacatttggaaacttaggactctgttcatttggattaccaataaaggtaacatttggagatttagggTTCTGTTAATTTgagttacccataaagggtaacatttggagatttagaactttgtttatttgggttacccataaagggtaacatttggagacttagggttcTGTTTATTGGGCACTGttcatcgggtactgttcatcAGTTACTATTCGCGGATTCGAAATTCTATTCATAGTGAGgtgattagtcttattaatcacTCTAAActtgttaaagaattaatggagtatttgaaatttctatattctggcaaagagaatatttctcgtatttatgatgtgtgtagGGCGTTTTACCGAGCTGAGAAAATGTGGTCTCCTGTTCTAGTGCTAAACCTAAATGTCGAGTCATGGCAAAAACCGTTTGTGAAATTTTGTGGGTATGTCAActattggaagaagttgggttcacaaattcggtgtcTGCTAAGTTATATGGGACTCGAGttcattatatatgtaacaagttgggcataattaacatttatgctccaacttgagggggaatgttataggttataggaagtaaatatgttaatataggaagtaaatattgatagataggTTAGTTGCTTAATTATAGGGATCGTATAATTATAGGGATCGTATAATTATAGGGATCGTATAATTATTGGGATCGTATaattataggcttgattttccttcatgTTTAGATattgtctctcatgtataaataggttgtaatctctatcgtgaaacaacaacaaaaaattatatttctacacTTCAGAAATGGGTCAATATGGAGGAGGACCAAGATGTGTTGAGAAGTACATATTGCTTGAGGCAAGTTGACGTTGAGAGTTGCGGGAGAGCAACATAATAAAGGGGATATCTTCTAATAATTTCTTAGAGTTGAATCATGATGATGTTATTAATTGTTTCATATATAGTCAGTTTTACTAGTTGTTTTGAGCACATTTTTATTACTCATAAGGTTCTTAAGAAAATGTCCTTTATTAGTCACCTTATATTGTGAGTCTTTTTTGTAGGCATTTGGATTAACTACATTCCTAAGTAGAGAAAGTGAAGTAAAATGTGGAGAATGTCAGAGTTTACGaaggaaagaaccatgagactTACAAAAGAGAGAGAGTAATGAGtgagttttttttaaaatggaaatAACACTTTCATAGGAGAATTCATCAAGATTTATTATAAGAGGAATATAGTAGCAATGTATCGAGGAAACAGGCAAAAGGTTGTACATCGCTTCATGGTTAAGCTCTATTGGCGCACCTATTGAGTTATATTGTACTGTATTCTAGATGACTTATTTTATTATCTAGTATTTAAGTCTAACTTGATTACTAATAACTTTTCATACGAGACTATTACAATCAATCACGATATCGTAGGATATAAGTATATGCAGGTTGATATATGTAATGCATTGGGTCATTTGAGTCAGAGCAGGGTCCGCACTTCACGAGACGAGTGAAAGAGAAGAGGACTAGTTCAGCGCCATATGCTCCGAGGATAACATATTTTCTCCTAGCTTCAGAGCTCCAAAGCAAAGAGTCAGAGATATGCATTTTGCCATGCTGAGAATATACAGATAAACCTGGCTGTAAGACTCCAAAATGCAAACAAAATTTCATCATCTCAAATACAAGCATCTCTTCTCTTGTACTCTTCTAGCAGCCTAACAAAGAATACACTTGTAAGGGTAGCTTCCAACTTCATCTGATGTCATCTCTCAAGTAAATCGAAAGCGGGAGGTGCACTTAATAGCTACCCTCTCCTTGCAACAGACTGAATTACTATAAACCAGCTATCTGAGCAGCAATTTAAAACGTAGTCTTTTCCCATTCAAAGTTATTTTTCAACATGTTTGTACAATCATCCCACTGATTATCTGCTTCattaaaataacaaagaaaATTGGGCTGGAGAAAAAAGGTAGCAATAGTTTGCAGCCAGGTGACTGGCCATAAGACCAGTACTGCGAGTATCCTGCCCTGATATGCAGATGCTTCTAAAATGCACAAAGACAAACATATCAAGCTGTAGCAGTTAGGcatgggtggaaggcagtgccaCAGGCGATCCACTGCCGCTTTTTCCCACGTGGCACCAGACAACCAGGAACCTTAAGCCATTCCCTGCTCTTCACATTATATGTAACTAGACGATTCATTTGTCTTGATCTCAATGACAACATGAGCAGACCTTTGTTGCCCAAGCAAGTCATTCTAACGTGCTTCCCATAAAATTCCAAGCACCATATGTTTGGCATTCTGTCAACCTCCTTCCACAAGAGAGTCATCTTTTGCAGCTCCCATATGCACACACATGTAGCTGCGTTCTTTGTCAACAATCCCACGAGCATGATTTGGCCATCACACTCTGCCAGTGTGTGGTCACTCAGATGAAATGGGGCTGGTATAATAAATTGCTTCCACACCCCAGAAATCATATCGTAGGACACTATACCTTCAGGGTCTGAACGCATGAAATAGACAGTGCCATCAATGGAAACTGCTTGTGACCGGAAGTTCAGTGATAGTGGTAACTTAATATTAGAAGGCATGCTTCCCGGTCGAGTCCAAGAGTTCTTCACTGAGTCATAAACCTCATATTCCCCATCACAGCAAACCCATAGAATCCTGTAGCCCTCACTTGTTGCATTTCCATTTAAAGTCATCCCCACAGCAATACGAGACCAGACCTTAACTGACCTGGCTGGCAACTCTTTGAAAGATCGAGTCAGAGGGTTGCAAACGTAGAAGTTTCTGTGACCAATATCAATAAAGCACACCAGACCCCCTGCTGAAGCAACAGGCAAGACAATCATTTTAGTGGGTAGAGAAGAAATTGAGGGGTGATGCCATTTCTTCAAGGAAGGATCATACATGGCTCCAGAATTAACATTTTCATGAGTTATAGTGTAAAACCAGGGATTAGCTTGTGGAACTTGGTTACAATGCTGAGAAAAGCTCTGAGAGTCCAGCAAAGAATTCCATTTTCGACAAACTGTGCGGAAACGAAAAAATGTATCAATGGGAAGTCTAGCAATGACAGCTTCAATAAGGTCTTCCGGAAATTCTTTCCAAATTCCTTGTTCCATAATCTCAGTTGTACCAGTATTTCCAAGTAACTTTCCTCGGTTCTGCTCCTTTCTAGATTTCTTGGAAGGTGGAGGGATGGAAGGCTCCAACAGCTTGAAGCTTCCAGATTTTCCAGCAGCCATCACAAGATCACAGTAATCATCTGCAGAACCATCATTCATATCAAGGACGCACCAtctgttaaaaagaaaaagaactaaGAAATTTATATTCCTAAAATGAAGAACATATTCAATTAATGCATTTGACCATAATAATTTGGTAAAATCATTTTTCATTGCAAAAGACAAGCCCACAGATTCAGAATCATATGATATCATGCTTGAGCAAGTTTTAAATTCCCAGTAACAAGAATAGTGGTCCCAGCAAAGTTTGCAGCAGCCCACAAATTACATGGTAAAGAAAGCCTACAACTTttgtaaaaaaatgaaaatatccaATTCTACATGTGCAAAATAAAAGAGATAATAGTACCAACAAATGCAGCCATATTTACAGTAAGAATTGATTCTTAAACTGAAACAAACACTACACCAAGAAAGTTTTCTGCACTTTCACTGATCCATGCAAACCACATAATAAAGGAAAAGCGAAAAGATAGAAGTACAAAACAGATATCTAAGTCTATATATGGATATCATACAAAATCTAGACAAATATAAACTAATGAAGCACCAGTTTGGTCATACCCAATGGACAGAAGCTGTTCAAAATTGAAATACATAATTCTACTTATGCTTTTAATTTGTTTAGGACCAGGCACAATCCCTCTTTTTCTTTAGACTAGCATTTTCTGTTTTTCAAATGTATGTTGACCATTTTTTTTAAGTAGGAAACATAATTGCATACATGCATATCAATTAGCCAAGACCAAGTTATTGCAaaccattaaaagaaaaactttaaatgtaaaatatttttttgtgatAACACTGGCAGGAGATATGAGATGTTAATACCAGAACCTAAATTCATATCAGATTAAGGCAACTTTTGGTATGATGGACTTTGGATCAGGGAATTGGAAAAATCCATCATTTTGTAATAAAAGAACCACAATAAGAATCCATGAGTTTGGAAAATTCACCATTATACGAAATCCCCAATGAAAGAGAGAAAGGATTCCCATCTAGAAGGTGCAACATTATGAATGACCTCCTCTTAAAGAATGAGACCATAATCCTTAAAATTCCAAAATATCCATCAATGCCATGGATTTGGATATGACAAAAAGAGATTATCAACCATCTTTCCATAATCACCACAAGAAAGAGTGCATGATGAATTCAATGGATAAATTTGTGAGAGTCTAAAAACAATGATAATTCAAAACATTTCTGACAATcttcattttttaataaaaatttcaagatTATAAATTCACATCTGCAAGAATATTGTATGGAACTTGTAGCTTACCAAAGCACTAAGTTACCCAAGTAAAACAAGTTTTAGCTGACTTCAAAAATAGCTCCTCCCTAAGACCCTAACAACCTTGACAAAAACAGTACCATTCTCTAAAAAGTGTTAGCCCAAGCACAATTATCATGTTGCAGCATTCATAGTAGTCTGACCCCGATTGGAAGACATGGCTGCATAAAGCAACGATTATTtctacaaaaataaagaaatgaaaTTAATCATGAGTTTCTTCAAGAAGACATCACTGTTTTTGCAACATGCTGTAGTAGCTTGAAATAATTGCAAAGAAGAAAAGGCAGGAAATAGGATTGACCCCTAATAAAGTTCAAAGTTGTTAAACTTGTAATAATGACAAATCCCCAAAAATAACTTCAGAATAGACCCCTGATCATCATATTTATCAAGAATGATAAATGCCACAACCAACTGAGGCCAAGCCAAAGTAACTGTAACTAGGGGGAAGCATCAATATGCAATACCCACACTTCAAATCCTATTTCATCAGCTCTAGTTTCTTCAATAATTCATGGCCACATGAATCCTAGGATATATGTCTCCTACAAACAACATATTGAATTCTGTTTCTTTGTGTTTTACCCTTTGGGATGCAATGATACCCATTTTGTGTATGACTTTCTAAAGCTTAAAAACTAGCAAAAATATTTGAAACAAAAGGTCCAATGTCTGTAACTTACAATAGCATGATGCTATAGAACAGTATACTGTATACATAACCATAAGCACAAAGTAGGCTATCTATAaagcaaaaaagaaataatcaaCAGTATTCAAGATGATTACTATGACATTTTAAAAGATCAGCATCAAGCAATATATTCAAAAACCTTGCCTAAGAGGAGGCGGAGGAAACATGAACCAGAGAatgaaattcaattaaatcaacatgaatacacaaaagaaaaaaCGGATAAGACATTCTAAACTAACCAATTTGATAATGCAACTAAATAAAGCTGACACGGTTCTTAAGACCATCAAATATGCTGAAGTCTGAAACTCGAATTTCCTTgcagaataaaaagaaaagtgaagGAAACATATTGTTAATTGCCAAGAAATGACAATGTTATAATCTCGCAGAACATCCCATGAAGTGAAAAAGtcaatttttgaaagaaaaaaaaaagtaatataaaAAAGGAAGAAGGATAAGTAGAAGAAGAACTATACGCACTGAAGTTGCATTGCGTGACAGAACACGGCAAGGCAAGTCATAAAAGTCACCTAACTTACCAAACTCAAAAGCACAATTAGATAAAATCACCTAAATTATAATCAACAAAGTAACAGCAAAACAAAAgagaaacacattaaaacatgatGACTAGTAACAACATCAGAAAACCTAAAACCAGAAAATGAAGCTAAAGAGAGGCAGAAACAAGCAAATTCAAGCTCCGGTCACCAAACAGTAAGTATAGCGAAACAGGAGATAATCGAGAAATGAAAGAGATCTAATCAGAGAGAGAGGAAGGGGGGAAAGCAAACCTGTGGTGGTTGTCGTGGTGGTGGAGTTCGAAAAACGGCTGGTGATGGAGGtggagaggaggaggaggagagccGTGGAGATTCAAGAGGTGTTGAAGCTGACCGATAAGCTGCCTAAGCATGGCCAGCTCTTCCATGCTCCGGAATCAGGCGGAGAGTGAGCAACAGAGTCAGTGAAGCCACTTTGTACTCCTCTAGGAACGAGAACACACACACACGCTAAAAAGAACCCACCAATCCAATCAAACCTCCAAGGCCAGAGAGCCCCAAGTCCCTTCCCTCTGCATTTCTTACCCAATGGTAGTTTGCCACGTTGGATAGCGACCCCACACAATAGAAATTTATAATTGTTCTCTCCCGCACGCagctctttatttattttactttgcgTTCCTTTTAGccccttttattttctcttttttaagtTTATTGCGTTCGGTTACTTTGTCATTTcaccattttctttttttttttaactgctTTTTTTGATGTAAAATTATTCTTTTCCATCAAAAAATGTcgtatcaaaattttaaaaaaaaacatatataaacaataTTTACCACTAAAGgatgatttataattttaaaatataataattaaaaatacaaacttaagaaaaaaatactttatgcaaaataatatttttttaaaagtagttTTTAACTTTATGACTCAATGCAAACGGACTTTAGAATGGATGAGTAACAAaatcaattaaagaaaataaatggcatttgatgaattttaaaattctatcagtttaaaaataaaaacgatttcgataaataatttataaaaaaaaaacagaatgaCAAATGAAAATTGTTATTCTCCTGATAAAAtacaaaacataaaataaaaataaaggttttAAAATTgctgaaatttaaatatttattaaatccaTATATTATAATtccctataatttttttataattaagtttGTTTTTGTTGATAATAAAATATacgattataataaattattttgatgatgatataaatattttattaaaaataattatatgaaattagttcgttactattttattttaaaaataaatttttagagtTTAGTTAAATAATTCATGACTATAAATATATGATGTAATATAAATTTTggattttattcaaaattagaAGACAAGCTAATATTGATATTCACTTATTAAAAGCAATCTCTTATGCTAATTTTgcattatgattttttatttataatttttataatcacatttattaaaatttaacagcataaattgtattttatttaataattacgttttatttaatttatttaatcttaTTTTAACGATAATTTAACggaaatttgaattaaaagattaaatttagcaattgttttttttttaatcattttatagTTAAGGGTAAATTTtcgtttatatttatttgaccAGACATCCACGTGTGTATGAAAGCAGGCTTATTATGGTCAAGATGACCAAAACCCAACGACTAGCT
This genomic interval from Manihot esculenta cultivar AM560-2 chromosome 12, M.esculenta_v8, whole genome shotgun sequence contains the following:
- the LOC110628571 gene encoding F-box only protein 6 isoform X2; this translates as MNDGSADDYCDLVMAAGKSGSFKLLEPSIPPPSKKSRKEQNRGKLLGNTGTTEIMEQGIWKEFPEDLIEAVIARLPIDTFFRFRTVCRKWNSLLDSQSFSQHCNQVPQANPWFYTITHENVNSGAMYDPSLKKWHHPSISSLPTKMIVLPVASAGGLVCFIDIGHRNFYVCNPLTRSFKELPARSVKVWSRIAVGMTLNGNATSEGYRILWVCCDGEYEVYDSVKNSWTRPGSMPSNIKLPLSLNFRSQAVSIDGTVYFMRSDPEGIVSYDMISGVWKQFIIPAPFHLSDHTLAECDGQIMLVGLLTKNAATCVCIWELQKMTLLWKEVDRMPNIWCLEFYGKHVRMTCLGNKGLLMLSLRSRQMNRLVTYNVKSREWLKVPGCLVPRGKKRQWIACGTAFHPCLTATA
- the LOC110628571 gene encoding F-box only protein 6 isoform X1 — encoded protein: MEELAMLRQLIGQLQHLLNLHGSPPPPLHLHHQPFFELHHHDNHHRWCVLDMNDGSADDYCDLVMAAGKSGSFKLLEPSIPPPSKKSRKEQNRGKLLGNTGTTEIMEQGIWKEFPEDLIEAVIARLPIDTFFRFRTVCRKWNSLLDSQSFSQHCNQVPQANPWFYTITHENVNSGAMYDPSLKKWHHPSISSLPTKMIVLPVASAGGLVCFIDIGHRNFYVCNPLTRSFKELPARSVKVWSRIAVGMTLNGNATSEGYRILWVCCDGEYEVYDSVKNSWTRPGSMPSNIKLPLSLNFRSQAVSIDGTVYFMRSDPEGIVSYDMISGVWKQFIIPAPFHLSDHTLAECDGQIMLVGLLTKNAATCVCIWELQKMTLLWKEVDRMPNIWCLEFYGKHVRMTCLGNKGLLMLSLRSRQMNRLVTYNVKSREWLKVPGCLVPRGKKRQWIACGTAFHPCLTATA